CCGGCCGCACCTATGTCCGGGAAGGGGGCTTCCTCGACGGCGCGGCGGACTTCGACGCCTCCTTCTTCGGCATCAGTCCGCGTGAGGCACTGGCGATGGATCCGCAGCAGCGCGTGATGCTCGAAGTGACCTGGGAGGCACTGGAGCGTGCCGGGATCGATCCGAAGTCGCTGCGGGCAGTGACGCCGGCGTGTTCGTCGGCGTGTTCGGTTCGTCCGCGGTGCAGTACGCGGACAGTGGCTCCGGAACCGACGACCCCGCGGCCGGCTACCGGCTGACCGGTGGGGCCGCCAGCGTCATTTCGGGACGTGTGGCCTACACGCTGGGTCTGGAGGGGCCGGCGGTGAGCGTCGATACGGCGTGCTCGTCGTCGCTGGTCGCCATCCACCAGGCGGCCACGGCGCTGCGGGCCGGGGAGTGCTCGGTGGCGCTGGCGGGCGGCGTCACGGTGATGGCCACCGCGGGGCTGTTCGTCGAGTTCTCCCGCCAGAGGGGCTGGCGCCCGACGGCCGGTGCAGGTCCTTCGCGGAGTCCGCGGCCGGGACCGGCTGGTCGGAGGGCGCGGGCGTGCTGGTGCTGGAGCGTCTTTCGGACGCCCGGCGGCTGGGCCACGAGGTGCTGGCGGTGGTGCGCGGCTCGGCGGTGAACCAGGACGGCGCCAGCAACGGGCTGACCGCGCCCAACGGCCCTTCGCAGCAGCGGGTGATCCGTGCCGCGCTGACGAACGCGCAGCTCACCCCGACGGACGTGGACGTGGTCGAGGCCCATGGAACCGGCACCCGGCTGGGCGACCCCATCGAGGCGCAGGCGTTGCTGGCCACGTACGGACAGCGCGAGGCGGACGCGGAACCGGTGTGGCTCGGGTCGCTGAAGTCGAACATCGGCCACACACAGGCGGCCGCCGGAGTGGCCGGGATCATCAAGATGACCGAGGCGCTCCGGCGCGGCGTCATCCCGGAGACCCTGCACGTCGACTCGCCCACCTCGCAGGTGGACTGGAGTGCCGGCCGGGTGGCTCTGCTGACCGAGCAACGCGCATGGCCGGACCTGGGCCGGCCGCGACGGGCGGCGGTGTCCTCGTTCGGGATCAGCGGGACGAACGCGCACGTCATTCTCGAACAGCTCCTCCCCGACGCGGCTGAGGCGGACGGCGACAGCGGCCTCGACCACGGCGTGGCCGGCCCCGAGGGAGCGGCCGAGGCGGAGCTCCCGCCCGTACTGGTGCTGTCCGGGCGCTCGCGTGAAGCGGTCCAGGACTCGGCGGCAGGCCTGCTGGACCTGATCGCAAAGGAAGAGGTGTCCTCGCGCGACATCGCCTTCTCGCTCCTGGGCCGCAGTGTGTTCGAGCACCGGGCGGTCGTGCTCGGGCAGCGGGACGGCGAGCTGGTGGACGGACTGCGGACGCTTGCGCGCGGTGGATCCGGTACGGATGTGGTCGCGGGTACGGCTTGCCCCGGGACGTCGGCTTGGCTGTTCACCGGGCAGGGCGCGCAGCGGGCCGGGATGGGCCGGGAGCTGTACGACACCTCGCCCGTGTTCGCCCAGGCCGTCGATGAGATCTGCGGGCACTTCGACGCGGTGCTGGGCGGCTCCTTGCGCGAGGTGATGTTCGAGGACGGCGCCGGAGTGCTGGACTCGACCATGTGGACGCAGGCGGCCCTGTTCGCGGTGGAACTCGGGCTGGCCGCGGTGTTGCGGGCGTGGGGTGCCGAGCCCGACGTGGTCGTCGGACACTCGGTGGGCGGACTGGCCGCGGCCTGCGTCGCGGGCGTGATGTCCCTGCCCGACGCCTGCGCCGTGGTGGCGGCCCGGGGCCGGCTGATGCAGGCGACCGATGACGGGGCCATGGTCGCGATAGCGGCCTCGGAGGCCGAGGTCGCCCCGATCCTGGACGCCGATCAGGCCGGCCGTATCTCCCTGGCCGCCGTCAACGGGCCGGAGGCGGTGGTGCTGGCCGGCGATCGCGTCGCCCTGTCCGCCGCCGTGGCCCGCTTCCCCGACCGCCGGGTGCGCTGGCTCCGCGTGCACAAGGCCTTCCACTCGTCGTACATGGCGCCGGTCGTCTCGAAGCTGGAGCAGGTGCTCGCGGGCGTGACGCTGATGCCGCCGCGGATCCCGGTGGTCAGCGACGCCACCGGGGAACTGCTGACGGCCGAGCAGGCGACCTCGCCGCGGTACTGGGCCGAGTGCGTGGTGCTGCCGGTGCGGTTCGCCGACGCGGTCGGCACTCTGCGCACGCTGGGGGTGTCCCGGTGCGTGGAGCTCGGACCCGATCCGGTGCTGACGGCCATGCTCGGTGCGGCGGGGCCGGCGGCTGCGGGCATGCTCCGTACCGGCCGCTCCGAAGTCCGTACCACCCTCGCGGCACTGGCCCATCTGTACGTGCACGGGCAGCGGGTGGACTGGTCGAAGGTGGTACCCCCGGGCCGTCGCGTCGCACTGCCCACCTATCCGTTCCAGCGGGACCGGTACTGGCTCACGCCCGCCCCTGCGCGAGCCGTCGCGGACGCGGTGGGGCTGCGGAAGGTGGACCACGCGATCCTCTCCGGGATGACGGACCTGCCGGGCGGTGCCGGGTACGTGTTCACCGGCCGGCTCAGCGCGGACTCACCGGCCTGGGTGGCGGAACACGTCGTTCACGGCACGGTGATCCTGCCCGGCGTCGCCATCCTGGACATGATGGCGCACGTCGCCGGCCTGGTGGGCTGTGACCGCGTCGACGAGCTGACCCATTACGTGTTCATGGCGATTCCGGACCGGACGGCCCGGCGCATCCAGGTGGTCGTCGAACCCGAGGACAGCGCGGGACGCCGTGAGTTCGCGGTGTACTCCCGCCCCGTGGACGCCCGCACGGACGCCGACTGGACCCGGCACGCCGGTGGTTTCCTGTCGGCCGCCGAAGCCGAGCCGGCGTTCGAGCTGACCCAGTGGCCGCCGTCCGGTGCGGTCCCCGTCGATGTCGACGAGTTCTACGGGGAGGCCGCCGACGCGGGATTCGGCTACGGCCCGCATTTCCTCGGCCTGCGCCGCATCTGGGCCGACGGTGACGTCCGCTATGTGGAGGTGAGCCTCCCCGACACGACCGGTGCGAACGGGTACGGGGTGCATCCCGGTCTGCTCGACTCCGTGATCCAGCCCTGGGCCGTCGTGCCCTCGGGCGGTCCGGAGCGGCCGGCCCTGCGGGTGCCGTTCTCGTGGAGTGACGTGGTGGTGCACGCGACCGGGTCCGGTCGTCTGCGCGCCCGCATGACCCCGATCGCCGAAGGCCGGATACGCGCCGAGATCGCCGATGACGCCGGGAACCCGGTGATGACGGTCGCGTCGCTCGTGCTGCGGGAGGCGAACCCCGAGCAGGCGACGGCCGCGGCAGGAGAGACAAGCGGTCTCGACGACCTGCGCCAGGTCGTGTGGACGCCGGTGCCCTCGCGTGACGTGCCGGCCGCCGGTACCACGGTGATCCTCGGCGATGCCGCGTCGGCTGCCGCCATCGGATGGGAGGGCTACCCGGATGTGGCCGCGCTGGCGGAGGCGGTGAAGGGCGGGGCGACCGTGCCCGACACGATCGTCGCCCCGCTCCGCGACGACGGCGACGATCCCGCCGTGGCCGGCCGGACGCTCAGCCACCAGGCGCTGGCGCTTGCCCAGGACCTGCTCGCGCACGAGGAGCTGACCTCCCGCCTCGTCTTCGTGACCGAAGGCGCGGTGCCTCCGGTCCGCAGTGTCGCGGCGGCGAGCGTGTGGGGCCTGATCCGATCGGCGCAGACGGAACATCCCGGCCGCTTCACGCTGATCGACGTCGACGGCGCCCAGGGGCTGCGGTCGCTGCCCGCGGCGATCGCCGCCGACGAGCCGCAACTGGCCGTCCGCGGCCGGAAGTTCCACGTCCCGCGGCTGGCCCCGGTCGACGCGACAGGGGCGGGGCCGAAGTGGACCCCTCAGGGCACCGTGGTGATCACCGGTGGCACAGGCGCACTCGGAGCCGTCGTGGCGCGGCACCTGGTCGCCGAGCACGGCGTGCGCCGGTTGCTCCTGCTGAGCAGACGAGGCGGGGGCGCGCCCGGCGCGGCGGGCCTCGAGGCCGAGCTGTCCTCCCTGGGCGCCGATGTGACCATCGCGGCGTGCGACATCGCCGACCGCGGCGCGCTGGCCGAGGCGCTTGCCACGCTGCCCGACTCGGCGCCGGTTCGCGCGGTGGTGCACTGCGCGGGCACGCTGGACGACGGCGTGGTGTCCGCGTTGACTCCCGAACGCCTGGACACGGTGCTTCGGGCGAAGGCACTGAGCGCGTGGCACCTCCACGAACTGACGCGGGATCTGGAACTGGACGCCTTCGTGCTGTTCTCCTCCGCGATCGGTGTCCTGGGCGGCCCCGGCCAGGGCAATTACGCCGCGGCCAACACCTTCCTCGACGCGCTGGCCGCATACCGTGTCTCCCAGGGGCTTCCGGCGGTGTCGCTCGCCTGGGGCCTGTGGGCGGAGGAGTCGGGCATGGGAGGCGGGCTCGGCTCCCAGGACCGTGCGCGGCTGGCCCGCACCGGTCTGAGCCCGCTGCCGACCGAGCAGGCGCTGGCGCTGCTCGATGCCGCCGTCGCCGCGGACCGGCCCCTGCTCGTGCCCGCGAAACTGGAGCTGACCGGCATCGAGACCACCGCAGAGCAGATCTCTCCGCTGCTGCGTGAGCTCGTACGGCCCTCCCGCCGCCGGACGGCGCGCAAGGACGACACCGCGTCGCAGACATCGCTGGTACGGGAACTGGCGGGCCTGGACGAGGCAGACCGGCTCCGTCGTCTCACGGAGGTCCTCCGGGCGGAGATCGCCGCCGTTCTCGGCCACAGCGACGCGGCGTCGATCGACCCGCGCCGGCAGTTCCAGGCGCTCGGCTTCGATTCGCTCAGCGCCGTCGAGTTGCGGAACACCCTCAACCGGATCACCGGCAAGCCGCTGCCCGCGACACTCCTCTTCGATTTCCCGACGCCACAGGACCTCGCGGCACACCTGCACGCGCAACTCGCCGGAGTCCGGACCGAGACCGCCGCACCGGCGCGCCGGAAGCAGCCGACGGCCGGTGATCCGGTGGTGATCGTGGGTATGGGGTGCCGCTTCCCCGGCGGAGTCTCCTCGCCGGACGCCCTGTGGGACATGGTGGCCGGCGCGGTGGACGGGGTGTCGGACTTCCCCGTCAACCGGGGGTGGGACCCGGCGGTGGTCGATCCGGCGGGCGGTCCCGGCAAGACGTATCTGGGCGCCGGCGGATTCATCCACGACGCGGACGCGTTCGACGCGGAATTCTTCGGGATCAAGCCACTCGAGGCGCTGGCGATGGACCCCCAGCAGCGGCTGCTGCTGGAGGTGAGCTGGGAGGCGCTCGAACGCGGCGGAATCGACCCGGCCACGCTGCGGGGGAGCGACACCGGAGTGTTCTTCGGCGCCGTCACCCAGGAGTACGCCTCGCTGTCCCGGGTCGGTGACGGCGTGGAGAAGTACCTGCTGACCGGTACGACCGCGAGCGTGGTGTCGGGGCGGGTGTCCTACACGCTCGGGCTGCAGGGCCCATCGGTGACGGTCGACACGGCGTGCTCGTCGTCGCTGGTCGCGCTGCACCAGGCGGCCGCGGCGGTGCGCGCGGGGGAGTGCACCATGGCGCTCGCCGGAGGCGTCACCGTGCTGGCGACGCCCGGGATGTTCGTGGCGTTCTCCCAGCGGCGAGGGCTGGCGCCGGACGGCCGCTGCAAGTCCTTCGCGGAGTCCGCGGACGGAACGGCATGGGCCGAGGGCGCGGGTGTGCTCGTGCTCGAGCGGCTTTCGACCGCGCGACGGCTGGGGCACCAGGTGCTCGCCGTGCTCGCCGGCTCGGCGGTGAACCAGGACGGTGCCAGCAATGGCCTGACCGCGCCCAACGGCCCGTCGCAACAGCAGGTGATCCGCGCGGCTTTGGCCAATGCCGGCCTGACCACGTCCGATGTGGACGCGGTGGAGGCGCACGGGACCGGGACCAAGCTGGGAGACCCGATCGAGGCGCAGGCGATTCTGGCGACCTACGGGCAGCGGCCGGCCGGCGCGGAACCGGTGTGGCTGGGATCGTTCAAGTCGAACATCGGTCACGCGCAGGCAGCCGCGGGTGTCGGTGGCGTGATCAAGATGGTCGAGGCCATCCGACGCGGCGCCCTGCCCCCGACCCTGCACGTGGACGAGCCCACGTCGAAGGTCGACTGGTCGGCCGGAGCGGTGCGGTTGCTGACGGAGAACCGGCCCTGGCCCG
Above is a genomic segment from Streptomyces fodineus containing:
- a CDS encoding type I polyketide synthase — its product is MLVLERLSDARRLGHEVLAVVRGSAVNQDGASNGLTAPNGPSQQRVIRAALTNAQLTPTDVDVVEAHGTGTRLGDPIEAQALLATYGQREADAEPVWLGSLKSNIGHTQAAAGVAGIIKMTEALRRGVIPETLHVDSPTSQVDWSAGRVALLTEQRAWPDLGRPRRAAVSSFGISGTNAHVILEQLLPDAAEADGDSGLDHGVAGPEGAAEAELPPVLVLSGRSREAVQDSAAGLLDLIAKEEVSSRDIAFSLLGRSVFEHRAVVLGQRDGELVDGLRTLARGGSGTDVVAGTACPGTSAWLFTGQGAQRAGMGRELYDTSPVFAQAVDEICGHFDAVLGGSLREVMFEDGAGVLDSTMWTQAALFAVELGLAAVLRAWGAEPDVVVGHSVGGLAAACVAGVMSLPDACAVVAARGRLMQATDDGAMVAIAASEAEVAPILDADQAGRISLAAVNGPEAVVLAGDRVALSAAVARFPDRRVRWLRVHKAFHSSYMAPVVSKLEQVLAGVTLMPPRIPVVSDATGELLTAEQATSPRYWAECVVLPVRFADAVGTLRTLGVSRCVELGPDPVLTAMLGAAGPAAAGMLRTGRSEVRTTLAALAHLYVHGQRVDWSKVVPPGRRVALPTYPFQRDRYWLTPAPARAVADAVGLRKVDHAILSGMTDLPGGAGYVFTGRLSADSPAWVAEHVVHGTVILPGVAILDMMAHVAGLVGCDRVDELTHYVFMAIPDRTARRIQVVVEPEDSAGRREFAVYSRPVDARTDADWTRHAGGFLSAAEAEPAFELTQWPPSGAVPVDVDEFYGEAADAGFGYGPHFLGLRRIWADGDVRYVEVSLPDTTGANGYGVHPGLLDSVIQPWAVVPSGGPERPALRVPFSWSDVVVHATGSGRLRARMTPIAEGRIRAEIADDAGNPVMTVASLVLREANPEQATAAAGETSGLDDLRQVVWTPVPSRDVPAAGTTVILGDAASAAAIGWEGYPDVAALAEAVKGGATVPDTIVAPLRDDGDDPAVAGRTLSHQALALAQDLLAHEELTSRLVFVTEGAVPPVRSVAAASVWGLIRSAQTEHPGRFTLIDVDGAQGLRSLPAAIAADEPQLAVRGRKFHVPRLAPVDATGAGPKWTPQGTVVITGGTGALGAVVARHLVAEHGVRRLLLLSRRGGGAPGAAGLEAELSSLGADVTIAACDIADRGALAEALATLPDSAPVRAVVHCAGTLDDGVVSALTPERLDTVLRAKALSAWHLHELTRDLELDAFVLFSSAIGVLGGPGQGNYAAANTFLDALAAYRVSQGLPAVSLAWGLWAEESGMGGGLGSQDRARLARTGLSPLPTEQALALLDAAVAADRPLLVPAKLELTGIETTAEQISPLLRELVRPSRRRTARKDDTASQTSLVRELAGLDEADRLRRLTEVLRAEIAAVLGHSDAASIDPRRQFQALGFDSLSAVELRNTLNRITGKPLPATLLFDFPTPQDLAAHLHAQLAGVRTETAAPARRKQPTAGDPVVIVGMGCRFPGGVSSPDALWDMVAGAVDGVSDFPVNRGWDPAVVDPAGGPGKTYLGAGGFIHDADAFDAEFFGIKPLEALAMDPQQRLLLEVSWEALERGGIDPATLRGSDTGVFFGAVTQEYASLSRVGDGVEKYLLTGTTASVVSGRVSYTLGLQGPSVTVDTACSSSLVALHQAAAAVRAGECTMALAGGVTVLATPGMFVAFSQRRGLAPDGRCKSFAESADGTAWAEGAGVLVLERLSTARRLGHQVLAVLAGSAVNQDGASNGLTAPNGPSQQQVIRAALANAGLTTSDVDAVEAHGTGTKLGDPIEAQAILATYGQRPAGAEPVWLGSFKSNIGHAQAAAGVGGVIKMVEAIRRGALPPTLHVDEPTSKVDWSAGAVRLLTENRPWPEVERARRAAVSSFGIGGTNAHLILEQAPSDTDTDTDTGTGTGTEPDADGTQAPTVWMVSGHSADALRAQAARVRDFAAARPELDPRAVGRSLAARTSHEHRAAVVGRDLGELVARLGAVADESVAWGVFSGRGGPGGKTAVVFPGQGSHWAGMGRELHAASPVFAAAFDDVCAVADELLGCSLRDAVFAEETDETGGIEPVLLAEAALFAVGVGLFALLGSWRVTVDFVMGHSVGEVVAAHVAGVLSLPDALRVVVARGRLMAELPDTAAMAWVSASEPEVVEVLSGTPDVSIAAVNGPASVVLAGDRAAMAVAVDELRSRGREVRWQSVAHAFHPSLPEPLLGGFAEATADLSRGTSTLPVVSNVDASVGGDLLGSPDHWVRHVRQPVRFADGIATLRAAGATRFLVAGPEGGLADAIAENLAVTGGTTEADTVVAMLRQDHPETDTAVAAAAGLFVTGAELDWPAVLSGTGSARVELPTYAFQRQRYWLGVDSDAVPARPE